From Cognatishimia activa, one genomic window encodes:
- a CDS encoding GNAT family N-acetyltransferase: MKNITVRRAGTLDCRGMADLLNEVIKIGGTTAYVTPFSTEMMKDKVKEPRSVWHVAETVEGEIVGFQWFVRHPDIAEDGVSIATFAKVGATGLGIGSKLFEVTRKAAIDLGYRYLHAVIRADNESGLTYYQSRGFEDIQRIPNQTLDDGMVVDKIWKRYDLER, translated from the coding sequence ATGAAAAACATCACCGTTCGCCGGGCTGGCACTTTGGATTGCCGTGGGATGGCTGACCTGCTGAATGAAGTCATCAAGATTGGTGGAACCACCGCCTACGTCACTCCGTTTTCAACCGAGATGATGAAGGATAAAGTCAAAGAGCCGCGCTCGGTTTGGCACGTGGCCGAAACCGTTGAAGGTGAGATTGTCGGGTTTCAGTGGTTTGTAAGGCACCCAGATATTGCTGAAGATGGTGTCAGTATTGCGACGTTCGCAAAGGTCGGAGCAACTGGCCTCGGCATTGGATCAAAGCTATTTGAAGTTACCCGCAAAGCAGCGATCGATCTTGGCTATCGCTATCTACATGCAGTCATTCGCGCAGATAACGAAAGCGGCCTGACCTATTATCAAAGCCGCGGTTTTGAAGATATTCAGCGCATTCCCAACCAGACTCTCGACGATGGAATGGTCGTCGACAAAATCTGGAAGCGATACGATCTGGAGCGTTAA
- a CDS encoding HD family hydrolase — translation MARAWQRMLSGRRLDLLDPTPMDIEIEDIAHGLAFVARWNGQTLGDYAYSVAEHSLLVEALFSRMYPKAPVKWKLAALLHDAPEYVIGDMISPVKAAVGPDYGDLDDRLMAAIHIRFGLPASLPKTIKSQIKRADKVSAYMEATQIAGFSEKEAAKFFGKPKPEAIEGMSITLRPPVEVRNEFTARHNALLKELK, via the coding sequence ATGGCGCGCGCGTGGCAACGTATGCTGTCCGGGCGGCGGTTGGATCTTTTGGATCCCACCCCGATGGACATTGAAATCGAAGACATCGCGCATGGATTGGCTTTTGTTGCGCGTTGGAATGGGCAAACTCTTGGGGACTACGCTTATTCAGTGGCCGAACACTCGTTGTTGGTAGAAGCGCTCTTTTCCCGCATGTATCCAAAAGCCCCGGTGAAGTGGAAGCTGGCGGCCTTGCTGCACGATGCGCCGGAATATGTAATTGGCGATATGATTTCGCCGGTGAAGGCAGCCGTCGGCCCCGACTATGGTGACCTTGATGATCGATTGATGGCCGCGATTCACATTCGATTTGGCCTGCCCGCTTCGTTGCCCAAGACCATTAAGTCCCAAATCAAACGCGCCGATAAGGTCAGCGCCTACATGGAAGCCACCCAAATCGCGGGGTTCTCCGAAAAGGAAGCCGCGAAGTTCTTTGGCAAACCAAAGCCGGAGGCCATTGAAGGCATGTCCATCACATTACGTCCACCGGTTGAGGTACGAAATGAATTCACCGCGCGACACAACGCTCTTTTGAAAGAATTGAAATGA
- the ahcY gene encoding adenosylhomocysteinase translates to MPTDYIVKDISLADFGRKELDIAETEMPGLMALRKEYGESKPLQGARIVGSLHMTIQTAVLIETLVALGADVRWASCNIFSTQDHAAAAIAAADIPVFAIKGQSLEEHWDYLDKSFLFPEGPNLILDDGGDATLYILLGARAEAGEDIIPVPSSEEEEVIKAQIKKRMEASPGWFTKMRDQIKGVSEETTTGVNRLYQLVKDGHLPFPAINVNDSVTKSKFDNKYGCKESLVDGIRRATDTMMAGKVAVVCGYGDVGKGSAASLRGAGARVKVTEVDPICALQAAMDGFEVTLLEDEVASADVFITTTGNKDVIRIEHMREMKDMAIVGNIGHFDNEIQVANLRNHKWTNIKEQVDMIEMPSGNRIILLSEGRLLNLGNATGHPSFVMSASFTNQVLAQIELWTKGETYNNDVYILPKHLDEKVARLHLDRIGVKLTKLDKDQADYIGVGTDGPFKPEHYRY, encoded by the coding sequence ATGCCGACGGACTACATCGTAAAAGACATTTCTCTGGCAGATTTTGGCCGGAAAGAACTCGACATTGCAGAAACCGAAATGCCAGGCCTGATGGCGCTGCGCAAAGAATATGGTGAAAGCAAACCACTGCAGGGCGCCCGCATTGTTGGCTCGCTGCATATGACCATCCAGACAGCAGTCCTGATCGAAACCCTTGTGGCGCTGGGTGCGGATGTGCGCTGGGCGTCATGCAATATCTTCTCAACCCAAGATCACGCGGCAGCGGCGATTGCGGCGGCAGATATCCCAGTTTTTGCAATCAAAGGCCAAAGCCTGGAAGAGCATTGGGATTATCTGGATAAATCCTTCCTTTTCCCTGAAGGTCCAAACCTGATTTTGGACGATGGTGGCGACGCGACATTGTACATCCTTCTGGGTGCGCGCGCGGAAGCGGGTGAAGACATAATCCCTGTACCGTCTTCAGAAGAAGAAGAAGTGATCAAGGCGCAGATCAAGAAGCGTATGGAAGCAAGCCCAGGCTGGTTCACAAAGATGCGCGATCAGATCAAAGGCGTGTCTGAAGAAACCACAACTGGTGTGAACCGCCTGTATCAGCTGGTGAAAGACGGCCACCTGCCGTTCCCGGCAATCAACGTCAACGACTCGGTCACCAAGTCAAAGTTCGATAACAAATACGGCTGCAAGGAATCGCTTGTTGACGGCATCCGCCGTGCGACCGACACCATGATGGCCGGCAAAGTGGCTGTCGTCTGTGGCTATGGCGATGTTGGCAAGGGCTCTGCGGCCTCTCTTCGTGGCGCAGGTGCTCGTGTGAAAGTCACCGAAGTCGATCCAATTTGCGCGCTACAGGCGGCGATGGATGGCTTTGAGGTGACCCTTCTGGAAGATGAAGTGGCTTCTGCAGACGTATTCATCACCACCACCGGCAACAAGGACGTCATCCGCATCGAGCATATGCGCGAGATGAAGGACATGGCGATCGTTGGCAACATCGGTCACTTTGACAATGAAATCCAAGTGGCGAACTTACGGAACCACAAGTGGACCAACATCAAAGAGCAGGTGGATATGATCGAAATGCCTTCCGGCAATCGTATCATCCTCTTATCCGAAGGTCGTCTACTGAACCTTGGTAACGCAACTGGCCACCCATCCTTTGTGATGTCAGCCTCCTTCACCAACCAGGTTCTGGCGCAGATTGAGCTGTGGACCAAAGGTGAGACTTACAACAACGACGTCTACATCCTGCCAAAGCATCTGGATGAAAAGGTAGCGCGCCTGCATCTGGATCGTATCGGTGTGAAGCTGACCAAGCTGGACAAAGATCAAGCGGACTACATCGGTGTTGGCACCGATGGTCCGTTCAAGCCAGAGCATTACCGCTACTGA
- a CDS encoding outer membrane protein — protein MKLAKVAIVAALVATPMSLSAQDFSGFRAGISAGALSGDNNASGDEADYGLFAGYNYDLGNGLIGGEIAYNTGDINATGVTLEDSLHLKARYGIQVGTSGLAYGTIGYARAKASTGGHDEGYVVGAGYEQAINDQMFVGGEYLYSEYNNVGATSSDASAHSIAVRLGMKF, from the coding sequence ATGAAACTTGCAAAAGTTGCCATTGTTGCAGCACTGGTTGCAACTCCAATGAGCCTCTCCGCACAGGACTTCAGCGGTTTCCGTGCAGGTATTTCCGCCGGCGCACTGAGCGGTGATAACAACGCTTCTGGCGATGAGGCAGACTACGGCCTGTTCGCGGGGTACAACTATGATCTGGGCAACGGTCTGATTGGTGGTGAAATCGCTTATAACACCGGCGACATCAATGCCACTGGCGTGACTCTCGAGGACTCTCTACATCTGAAAGCTCGCTATGGTATCCAAGTTGGCACCAGCGGTCTGGCCTATGGTACCATTGGTTATGCGCGCGCCAAAGCGAGCACAGGTGGTCATGACGAAGGTTACGTTGTGGGCGCGGGCTATGAACAGGCCATAAATGATCAAATGTTTGTAGGTGGTGAATACCTCTACAGCGAATACAATAACGTCGGCGCAACAAGTTCTGACGCAAGCGCGCATTCGATTGCCGTGCGCTTGGGAATGAAGTTCTAA
- a CDS encoding DUF2853 family protein translates to MGKRDDLIAQYADDLRSKCGIEPDMDLLTKVTIGCGPAIYDADASTVAATQESELETVKNNFLVKKLALSDGPELMEAINSVIETYGRSERNKYRAVVYYMLTKHFGKESVYG, encoded by the coding sequence ATGGGAAAACGCGACGATCTGATCGCACAATATGCTGATGACCTGCGCAGCAAATGCGGGATTGAACCCGACATGGACCTACTGACTAAGGTCACTATTGGATGTGGTCCAGCGATTTACGACGCGGATGCATCCACAGTTGCAGCAACTCAAGAGAGTGAGTTGGAAACAGTTAAGAACAACTTCCTCGTGAAAAAACTCGCGCTGTCTGATGGCCCAGAGTTGATGGAAGCGATCAACTCTGTGATCGAAACCTATGGTCGCTCCGAGCGCAACAAATACCGCGCTGTTGTCTATTACATGCTGACCAAACACTTCGGTAAAGAATCCGTCTACGGATAA
- a CDS encoding DUF1761 domain-containing protein, whose product MEFINIIAAAIAAYAFGAVWYMTLAKPWMAASGVEVGEDGRPANSTDKVPYIVSIICLIIVAGMMRHMFSLAGIDTVGKGLIAGLGVGLFLATPWIATNYTFAGRPRNLIIIDGGYATIGCTVIGIVLTIF is encoded by the coding sequence ATGGAATTCATAAACATCATTGCAGCCGCTATTGCGGCATATGCCTTTGGGGCGGTTTGGTACATGACGCTAGCAAAGCCTTGGATGGCGGCCTCAGGTGTTGAAGTCGGCGAGGATGGACGTCCGGCCAATTCAACTGACAAGGTGCCCTATATTGTATCAATCATCTGCCTGATCATCGTAGCTGGCATGATGCGGCACATGTTTTCACTGGCAGGTATCGATACGGTTGGAAAAGGATTGATTGCAGGGCTGGGTGTCGGGCTCTTTCTAGCAACACCGTGGATTGCGACCAACTACACCTTTGCAGGACGCCCACGTAACTTGATCATTATCGACGGCGGCTATGCTACCATTGGCTGCACAGTGATCGGGATTGTACTCACGATCTTCTAA
- a CDS encoding EVE domain-containing protein: MRYWLFKSEPSTWSWQNQIDKGDQGEEWDGVRNYQARNFMREMKVGDRGFFYHSQKEKSVVGIVEVIAEAHQDSTTDDERWECVDIRAIANLPKPVTLDQIKGEERLAEMVLVRNSRLSVQPVSDAEWGIISSMGGMKL, encoded by the coding sequence ATGCGCTACTGGCTGTTCAAATCCGAACCTTCCACCTGGAGCTGGCAGAACCAGATCGACAAGGGCGATCAGGGTGAGGAATGGGACGGCGTGCGCAATTACCAAGCGCGCAACTTCATGCGCGAGATGAAAGTGGGTGATCGCGGGTTCTTCTACCATTCTCAGAAAGAGAAATCCGTGGTCGGCATCGTCGAGGTTATCGCCGAAGCCCATCAGGATTCAACCACCGATGACGAGCGTTGGGAATGCGTCGATATTCGCGCCATTGCTAACCTCCCAAAACCCGTCACGCTTGATCAGATCAAAGGCGAAGAGCGACTGGCAGAGATGGTGCTGGTTCGCAATTCCCGCCTCTCTGTGCAACCAGTGTCGGACGCAGAGTGGGGCATCATTTCATCTATGGGTGGTATGAAACTCTAG
- a CDS encoding YciI family protein — protein MRFALIAKDKPGALEIRKANRDAHVAYLKATEAVEMAGPFLNEDGNMCGSLIILEFADITEAQAWAAEDPYKKADLFQSVEIIAWNKVIG, from the coding sequence ATGCGTTTTGCTTTGATCGCGAAAGACAAACCCGGCGCCCTGGAAATCCGCAAAGCCAATCGCGATGCGCATGTCGCGTATTTGAAGGCAACCGAAGCGGTTGAAATGGCCGGGCCATTTCTGAACGAAGATGGCAATATGTGTGGCTCTCTGATCATTCTGGAATTCGCCGACATCACCGAAGCGCAGGCTTGGGCGGCGGAAGATCCCTATAAGAAAGCGGATCTTTTCCAGAGCGTCGAAATCATCGCTTGGAACAAGGTGATAGGCTGA
- a CDS encoding NAD(P)H-dependent glycerol-3-phosphate dehydrogenase, whose protein sequence is MSISILGAGAFGTSLAISLALGGRDVTLWARDNSAIETMRDTRENAARLPGAKLPDNIKLTSDIGDLTDNIVLLAVPMQRLRDVLSKAPALHGKTLVACCKGIELTTGEGPVEVIRSVAPIATPAILTGPSFAADIAKGLPTALTLACDDETALKDLQAELMAPNLRIYRTSDATGAELGGALKNVMAIACGAVMGAGLGESARASLITRGFAEMNRMALALGSKPDTLSGLSGFGDLILTCTSPQSRNYSFGFALGNGADFDRNITVEGAATARATLQKAQTLKIEMPITQMVVALLDQKLSVREAMNELLARPPKEE, encoded by the coding sequence ATGAGCATTAGCATCCTCGGCGCCGGCGCTTTTGGGACCTCTTTGGCGATCTCTCTTGCTCTCGGCGGTAGAGATGTCACGCTTTGGGCACGAGACAATTCCGCGATCGAAACCATGCGCGACACGCGTGAGAACGCGGCGCGATTGCCTGGCGCGAAACTGCCTGACAATATCAAGCTGACCTCCGACATTGGCGACTTAACCGACAACATCGTGCTGCTGGCGGTGCCTATGCAGCGTTTGCGAGATGTGCTTTCCAAGGCCCCTGCCTTACACGGCAAAACCTTAGTCGCCTGCTGCAAAGGGATAGAGCTCACAACCGGAGAGGGCCCAGTTGAGGTGATCCGAAGCGTTGCACCCATTGCCACGCCCGCCATTTTAACCGGCCCGAGCTTTGCTGCTGACATCGCTAAAGGACTGCCAACGGCCCTAACTCTGGCCTGTGATGATGAAACTGCGCTGAAAGACCTACAAGCTGAGTTGATGGCACCCAATCTGCGGATCTATCGTACCTCAGATGCAACCGGCGCAGAATTAGGCGGCGCTTTAAAGAACGTGATGGCCATCGCTTGCGGCGCTGTCATGGGTGCGGGCCTAGGTGAAAGCGCGCGCGCCTCTTTGATTACACGCGGTTTTGCAGAAATGAACCGCATGGCTCTGGCGCTTGGATCAAAACCAGACACGCTTTCTGGTCTTTCAGGGTTTGGAGACCTGATCCTGACCTGCACCTCACCGCAATCTCGGAACTACAGTTTTGGATTCGCGCTTGGCAATGGGGCGGATTTTGACCGCAACATCACCGTTGAAGGCGCAGCCACGGCGCGCGCTACACTGCAGAAAGCCCAGACCCTCAAAATCGAAATGCCAATCACGCAAATGGTTGTCGCATTGCTTGACCAAAAACTCAGCGTGCGCGAGGCTATGAACGAATTGCTCGCACGCCCCCCAAAAGAGGAATGA
- the tsaD gene encoding tRNA (adenosine(37)-N6)-threonylcarbamoyltransferase complex transferase subunit TsaD: protein MSEDLTILGLESSCDDTAAAILRQTGDDPVQILSSVVHGQNDLHAAFGGVVPEIAARAHAEKLDICVEEALAESGVALKDIDAIAVTAGPGLIGGVMSGVMCAKGLAAGLGTPLVGVNHLAGHALTPRLTDQVAFPYLMLLVSGGHCQFLIARGPEDFTRLGGTIDDAPGEAFDKTARLLGLPQPGGPSVEKAAKLGDPKRFAFPRPLMDRPGCDLSFSGLKTALLRARDAIVAEKGGLTEQDRNDLCASFQAAVVDVLGKKTARAIATYLEEAPTEPLLAVAGGVAANTPIRAGLETVCADNGLAFTAPPLALCTDNAAMIAYAGMERFKAGKQDDMRLVARPRWPLDKSAPALLGGGKKGAKA, encoded by the coding sequence ATGAGCGAAGATCTTACAATTCTGGGGCTGGAAAGCAGCTGTGATGATACGGCTGCGGCTATTCTGCGCCAAACAGGCGACGATCCGGTGCAAATCCTGTCTTCTGTCGTTCACGGCCAGAATGATCTGCATGCAGCCTTCGGAGGTGTCGTTCCAGAGATCGCGGCACGCGCTCACGCTGAGAAACTTGATATCTGTGTGGAAGAGGCCCTGGCGGAAAGCGGTGTTGCTTTGAAAGACATCGACGCCATAGCAGTGACTGCAGGTCCAGGGCTTATCGGCGGGGTCATGTCGGGTGTCATGTGCGCAAAAGGTTTGGCGGCTGGGCTGGGTACTCCGCTGGTCGGCGTAAATCACCTCGCGGGCCACGCGCTGACGCCGCGCCTGACAGATCAGGTGGCTTTTCCTTATTTGATGTTGCTTGTCAGCGGAGGACATTGCCAATTCCTGATCGCACGAGGTCCAGAAGATTTCACACGTCTCGGCGGCACGATCGATGACGCCCCCGGCGAGGCCTTCGACAAAACCGCGCGTCTGTTGGGATTGCCACAACCCGGCGGACCTTCGGTTGAGAAAGCTGCAAAGCTTGGAGACCCAAAGCGGTTTGCCTTCCCGCGCCCGCTTATGGATCGTCCTGGATGCGACTTAAGTTTTTCCGGCTTGAAGACAGCACTTCTAAGAGCGCGCGACGCGATCGTCGCCGAAAAAGGCGGGCTGACGGAGCAGGATCGCAATGATCTTTGCGCCTCGTTCCAAGCCGCAGTGGTTGACGTGCTGGGAAAGAAAACTGCGCGCGCCATCGCGACTTACCTCGAAGAAGCGCCAACCGAGCCGCTGCTTGCAGTCGCAGGCGGTGTAGCCGCAAATACACCAATTCGGGCTGGATTAGAGACTGTTTGCGCCGACAACGGACTGGCCTTCACAGCCCCTCCATTGGCGTTGTGCACCGATAACGCTGCTATGATCGCCTATGCTGGCATGGAACGCTTCAAGGCTGGGAAACAGGACGATATGCGTCTCGTTGCGCGTCCGCGTTGGCCGCTTGATAAATCCGCACCTGCGCTTTTAGGTGGTGGTAAAAAGGGAGCCAAAGCATGA
- a CDS encoding uroporphyrinogen-III synthase has protein sequence MGLTVPKPKPTVLLTRPLAQSKQFEQSLRDGGFDGPIVISPLIEISAAPVDCDLSEFDGVIFTSRNAVDFAPVSSIHAWCVGDKTAEKARRFGWDATSADGDADALVATIARSKPEGKLVHLRGEHSRGDVATRLNQAGIKTYERVVYRQTEMPLSAEAQALLSGERPVIIPLFSPRSAVLLRKQSRFSTGVSSVVMSVAVANEIQNVGIGTIILAPKTTASAMLESTLSLIDAA, from the coding sequence ATGGGTCTGACCGTGCCAAAGCCAAAGCCTACCGTTCTGTTGACCCGCCCTTTGGCGCAATCAAAACAATTTGAGCAATCATTACGTGATGGTGGGTTTGACGGCCCCATCGTAATTTCCCCTTTGATCGAAATTTCCGCCGCGCCAGTGGATTGTGATTTATCGGAGTTTGACGGAGTGATTTTCACCAGTCGAAACGCTGTCGATTTCGCGCCTGTCAGCTCTATTCACGCATGGTGTGTCGGGGACAAAACCGCGGAAAAGGCTCGCAGATTTGGTTGGGACGCCACCTCTGCAGATGGGGATGCTGATGCTCTTGTGGCTACTATTGCCAGGTCGAAGCCCGAAGGAAAACTGGTTCACCTCAGGGGTGAGCACAGCCGCGGAGATGTTGCTACACGTCTCAATCAGGCAGGAATAAAAACATATGAACGGGTGGTTTACCGCCAGACAGAAATGCCACTGAGCGCTGAGGCCCAGGCACTTTTGTCGGGGGAAAGGCCCGTTATTATCCCCTTGTTTTCTCCGCGTTCCGCGGTTCTTTTGAGGAAGCAAAGTCGATTTAGTACAGGAGTTTCGAGTGTCGTGATGAGCGTAGCTGTGGCGAATGAAATTCAAAATGTGGGCATTGGGACAATTATCCTAGCGCCTAAAACAACAGCGTCAGCCATGCTAGAAAGCACTCTTTCGCTAATCGATGCAGCATGA
- a CDS encoding COG4223 family protein, with the protein MAKADKSDTSTEEEKAVEAKISDDVVDAEIIEETSEDTEAPAEEDLKTDDQADETEATEEEVPQEETSEAADDLVASDDGYSEETEDSSEEETATSEETPVEAPVQPTQPTAAPVKKTGFLPVALGGVVAAALGFGLSQYVGPLSAEKDPALVALETLVAEQSQKIDELLAGQADAQTAIEAAQSSASSATSNVEGLTGAVAAVNSRIDDAAGALATLDGRLAALEKNPISQNLPSAALEAYEREVEELKAAVAQQRAEAASMEENAKLTAQQALARAALSRVLSALDSGTPYRVALTDFSAATGTAVSAALETYADDGVTSLASLQDSFPEVARKALAAARSGEQTGGVKLTDFFKAQLGARSVTPQEGDGADAVLSRAEGALRAGRVTDALAELSNLPEEAKPAFVDWIAQADARQAAFAAGEALSQQLNTN; encoded by the coding sequence GTGGCCAAGGCTGACAAATCTGACACGTCAACCGAAGAAGAAAAGGCTGTTGAAGCCAAGATTTCTGATGACGTTGTTGATGCCGAGATCATCGAAGAAACATCCGAAGATACCGAGGCACCTGCCGAAGAAGATCTGAAGACCGACGATCAAGCAGACGAGACTGAAGCAACGGAAGAGGAGGTTCCTCAGGAAGAGACCTCCGAAGCCGCAGACGATTTAGTGGCGTCCGATGATGGCTATTCGGAAGAAACAGAGGATTCTTCGGAAGAAGAGACGGCAACGTCTGAGGAAACCCCGGTTGAAGCGCCCGTTCAGCCAACTCAGCCAACGGCAGCCCCTGTGAAAAAGACCGGATTCCTGCCCGTTGCTTTGGGAGGTGTTGTTGCGGCGGCGCTTGGCTTTGGACTGTCTCAATACGTTGGCCCGCTTTCAGCAGAAAAAGATCCGGCTTTGGTGGCTCTTGAAACGCTGGTTGCAGAGCAATCACAAAAGATCGATGAGCTTTTGGCTGGGCAGGCGGACGCGCAGACGGCGATTGAAGCCGCGCAGTCTTCTGCATCTTCCGCGACATCCAATGTTGAAGGGCTTACCGGTGCTGTTGCTGCTGTGAACAGCCGCATTGATGATGCTGCCGGTGCCCTCGCCACTTTGGACGGGCGTTTGGCAGCGCTTGAGAAGAACCCGATCAGTCAGAACCTGCCTTCCGCCGCCCTTGAGGCATATGAGCGTGAGGTTGAAGAATTGAAGGCCGCAGTTGCGCAGCAACGTGCAGAAGCGGCGTCGATGGAAGAAAACGCCAAGCTGACGGCTCAACAGGCGCTTGCCCGCGCAGCGCTGTCGCGTGTTCTGTCGGCATTGGATTCCGGAACGCCCTATCGCGTCGCACTAACCGATTTTTCCGCCGCCACCGGAACAGCCGTATCTGCAGCGTTGGAGACCTATGCGGATGATGGTGTGACCTCTCTGGCATCACTACAGGACAGCTTCCCTGAAGTAGCGCGCAAGGCTTTAGCTGCGGCGCGCAGTGGAGAACAAACAGGCGGTGTGAAACTTACTGACTTCTTCAAGGCGCAACTGGGTGCGCGCTCTGTTACGCCACAAGAAGGCGATGGTGCAGACGCGGTGCTTAGCCGTGCAGAAGGCGCTTTGCGCGCTGGGCGCGTCACAGATGCGTTGGCTGAGCTTTCCAACCTGCCAGAAGAGGCGAAGCCTGCTTTTGTAGACTGGATCGCGCAGGCGGATGCGCGTCAGGCGGCGTTTGCCGCTGGCGAAGCGTTGTCTCAACAATTGAACACTAACTAA
- a CDS encoding heme biosynthesis protein HemY, with translation MLWSLTKIVVFVAAIAGLTLGAGYLMESDGGVMITIAGVEYTLTPLMSAIALSVLVVVLWVLLKLASLTVAVLKFLNGDETAISRYFDRNRERRGYKALTEGMMALASGEGRVAMDKARKAERLLRKPELTNLITAQAAEVSGDRRKAEEVYKRLLADDTTRFVGVRGLMKQKLDAGKTDVALKLAETAFALKPRHVETQDTLLKLQAGEKDWSGARQTLKAKLKHGGLPRDVHRRRDAVLALSEAKDLIGKDASIEMREAAIEANRLSPDLIPAAVMASKSYVTEGKPKYATRVLKKAWEAQPHPDLAAAFASIVPAESPTERIKRFGALVKTTADHAESKMLMAELNIAAEDFPAARRALGDLIEKDPTARNLTIMAAIERGEGAEDAAVKGWLANALTAPRGPQWVCDSCQNIHSEWAPVCDNCQSFDTLTWKTPPASEAVSPTGVEMLPLIVGELEKSEEGDAPVDVTPAEPVAEVAK, from the coding sequence ATGCTCTGGTCCCTCACAAAAATCGTTGTTTTTGTCGCTGCCATCGCAGGCCTGACATTGGGCGCTGGCTATCTGATGGAAAGCGACGGCGGTGTTATGATCACCATCGCTGGTGTCGAATACACACTGACCCCGTTGATGTCTGCGATCGCTCTTTCCGTTTTGGTGGTCGTGCTATGGGTGCTACTCAAGCTTGCGTCGCTGACCGTCGCTGTTCTGAAATTCCTCAATGGCGATGAGACCGCGATTTCTCGCTACTTTGACCGCAATCGTGAGCGTCGTGGCTATAAGGCGCTGACCGAAGGCATGATGGCCCTGGCCTCTGGCGAAGGGCGCGTGGCAATGGATAAGGCGCGAAAGGCGGAACGCCTGTTGCGCAAACCAGAGCTGACCAACCTAATCACAGCGCAAGCCGCAGAGGTTTCCGGCGACCGTCGCAAAGCGGAAGAAGTCTACAAACGTCTTCTTGCGGATGACACTACACGCTTTGTAGGTGTGCGCGGGCTGATGAAGCAAAAACTGGATGCGGGCAAAACGGATGTCGCTTTGAAGCTTGCGGAAACTGCTTTCGCATTGAAACCACGCCATGTTGAGACGCAGGATACTTTGCTGAAGCTGCAAGCTGGTGAAAAGGACTGGTCTGGCGCACGTCAGACGCTGAAGGCCAAGCTGAAACACGGTGGGCTGCCGCGCGATGTGCACCGCCGGCGTGATGCGGTTCTAGCGCTGTCTGAGGCCAAAGATCTGATCGGCAAAGACGCCAGCATCGAAATGCGTGAGGCGGCGATCGAAGCCAACAGACTTTCTCCAGATCTGATCCCAGCCGCTGTAATGGCCTCTAAAAGCTATGTGACCGAAGGCAAACCAAAATACGCCACGCGAGTATTGAAGAAAGCCTGGGAAGCACAACCGCATCCTGATCTGGCGGCAGCTTTTGCCTCCATCGTGCCAGCAGAGTCCCCTACCGAGCGGATCAAGCGATTTGGCGCCTTGGTGAAGACCACAGCAGACCATGCGGAATCCAAGATGCTTATGGCCGAATTGAATATTGCGGCAGAGGATTTCCCGGCAGCGCGCCGCGCTTTGGGTGATTTGATCGAGAAAGACCCAACGGCCCGTAATCTCACTATCATGGCTGCAATTGAGCGTGGCGAAGGTGCTGAGGACGCAGCGGTTAAGGGTTGGTTAGCCAATGCGCTGACGGCACCGCGCGGCCCGCAATGGGTCTGTGACAGCTGCCAGAACATTCACTCTGAATGGGCGCCAGTCTGTGACAATTGCCAGAGCTTTGACACGCTGACATGGAAGACACCACCAGCGTCAGAGGCTGTCAGCCCAACGGGTGTTGAGATGCTTCCGTTGATCGTGGGTGAGCTCGAAAAGTCAGAAGAAGGCGACGCGCCAGTCGATGTCACTCCAGCAGAACCAGTGGCTGAGGTCGCAAAGTAG